Proteins found in one Bremerella volcania genomic segment:
- a CDS encoding S8 family serine peptidase: MIRFCFAFVLLVTCSAPAFAQDAFFPTADLLPKKEIGATRYLKQHRKFDGRDVIVAVFDTGCDPAAPGLQVTSDGKPKVIDMIDATGSGDVNTTTIRKVEEGQIEGLTGRKLTIPEKWNNPSGEYRVGMKPAYELFPDHLIPRLRAENRKLWDEAVRAKVEQLTRELEAFKKANPKPRGEKLKEKKELEVRLEELTKLGKNWSDPGPIYDCVVFNDGNSWQAAIDTDEDGDLSDEKLMTNYKVKRQYSTFGEVDLVTFAVNIYQDGDVLSIVCDAGTHGTHVGGIIAANYPDTPELNGVAPGAQIVSVKIGDSRLGSNSTGIGEDRGLIAVLENKCDLINMSYGGPSPEWSTGRTARLFSEIVNRYGVIFVASAGNDGPGLSTVGSPGGTTSAILGVGAYVSPELMSAAYSVREELGEKPFTWSSRGPTMDGDLGVDITAPGGAVSPVSRWSLSPGSLMNGTSMSSPNACGGVALILSGLKQEKIAYTPESVKLAIKNTARKLEGGSVWANGQGLIQVDAAFDWLEDHRDEVEPEVRYDVSLPGMRTKRGVYLREPEEIKRAQEVTVEVDPQFNEDAKFGPRADYRAEFFLKCDADWVKIPQNFYVNHGGRTFKMEVDPRNLKPGAHFASVEGYYADRPDMGPRFRVPITVLVPSPKKTPTEFKTTLQLQPGQIDRTFIEVPMGATWVNVRVKPTKADDTKLFVFHALQRLEDRSFPTIEKQSFLRVEPNEATEISFAVAEGKTLEMTLAQYWSTLGQNEVELEATFFGILPSPAELTWDGTNPIHRIDVQSSLGPMQIKPSAKFEKLRKTLLPVKSEVEALDPERDEFPRKRLNYGITLTYEFTLSEKSTVTPEPIIWANGYDRYSGGVYVIYDANKRVMTTGAGGREASLDRGKYTLTFYFRQENRDKVLELEDMPIWLDYKISGPGIRTFDTHEKAANQEGGFSAAWLRPGQLLPVFLTTNPKGLPKQASPGDLLIGEIQFGDSDAKLGGDARRPGGFPLQYVVGPQPTPKTETPDPPKEDEPTLADKLFETKLAYLKTLKDKKQKNEFDNLFKELNKEKKKHVPLLQAKLILLDENDRKDHLPEVVQAADEVLKAINVGKVRSYFAERRDPETDKEKKQMKEMTELKEAIIDTLFRKARAIAYMDLPEDDPEHPENKDIRKEPKDEKERAELFEKAFDDLASWVDTTDKKYALVHLRRLRRHDRQAEALQLLNKMIADDPTNLLLYKKRSDIYGELGWDFAEKYEEKWRNLRKRDAYLPN, from the coding sequence ATGATTCGTTTCTGCTTCGCCTTCGTTTTGTTGGTCACTTGCTCTGCGCCGGCATTTGCTCAGGACGCTTTTTTCCCGACGGCCGACCTGCTTCCTAAAAAGGAGATCGGTGCGACACGCTATTTGAAGCAGCACCGCAAATTTGATGGCCGTGACGTCATCGTCGCCGTGTTTGATACCGGCTGCGATCCGGCTGCGCCAGGTCTTCAAGTCACGTCCGATGGCAAGCCCAAGGTCATCGACATGATCGACGCCACCGGCAGTGGGGACGTCAACACGACGACCATTCGCAAAGTGGAAGAAGGTCAGATCGAAGGGCTGACCGGGCGCAAGCTGACCATTCCCGAAAAGTGGAACAACCCCAGTGGGGAGTACCGCGTTGGCATGAAGCCAGCGTACGAACTCTTTCCCGATCATCTCATTCCGCGTCTGCGAGCCGAAAACCGCAAGCTTTGGGACGAAGCCGTGCGCGCGAAGGTCGAGCAGTTGACTCGCGAGTTGGAAGCATTCAAGAAAGCCAATCCCAAGCCTAGGGGTGAGAAACTCAAAGAGAAGAAGGAACTCGAAGTTCGGCTGGAAGAACTGACCAAGTTGGGTAAGAACTGGAGCGACCCAGGTCCGATCTATGACTGTGTCGTTTTCAACGATGGCAACTCGTGGCAAGCGGCCATCGATACGGACGAAGATGGCGACCTCAGCGACGAAAAGCTGATGACCAACTACAAAGTCAAACGTCAATACTCGACCTTCGGTGAGGTCGACCTCGTGACGTTCGCCGTGAACATTTATCAGGACGGCGATGTGCTGAGCATCGTCTGCGATGCCGGCACCCACGGTACGCATGTCGGCGGGATTATCGCGGCGAACTATCCCGACACGCCCGAACTCAACGGCGTGGCTCCTGGGGCACAGATTGTTTCGGTGAAGATTGGCGACTCGCGACTCGGGTCGAATTCGACCGGGATCGGTGAAGATCGCGGTCTGATTGCCGTGCTGGAGAATAAGTGCGACCTGATCAATATGAGCTACGGTGGGCCTTCGCCGGAGTGGAGCACCGGGCGAACGGCTCGGTTGTTCTCAGAGATCGTCAATCGCTACGGTGTGATCTTCGTGGCCAGCGCCGGCAATGATGGCCCTGGGCTAAGCACCGTCGGCAGCCCAGGCGGAACGACCTCGGCTATTCTCGGTGTGGGTGCCTACGTCTCGCCTGAGCTGATGTCCGCGGCATATTCGGTGCGCGAAGAACTTGGCGAAAAGCCGTTCACCTGGAGTTCACGCGGACCAACGATGGATGGTGACCTGGGTGTCGATATCACGGCACCAGGCGGTGCGGTTTCACCTGTCTCGCGCTGGTCACTTTCTCCTGGCAGTCTGATGAACGGGACCTCGATGTCCTCGCCCAATGCGTGCGGTGGAGTGGCATTGATCCTGAGCGGACTGAAGCAAGAGAAAATCGCCTACACGCCGGAATCGGTCAAGCTGGCCATCAAGAACACGGCACGCAAGCTCGAAGGTGGATCCGTCTGGGCCAATGGCCAGGGGCTGATCCAAGTCGATGCGGCCTTCGACTGGCTGGAAGATCATCGTGACGAAGTGGAACCGGAAGTTCGCTACGACGTTTCCTTGCCGGGCATGCGCACCAAACGAGGTGTCTACTTGCGAGAACCGGAAGAGATTAAACGTGCCCAGGAAGTCACGGTCGAAGTCGATCCTCAGTTCAACGAAGATGCCAAGTTTGGTCCCCGGGCCGACTATCGCGCCGAGTTCTTCCTGAAGTGCGACGCAGACTGGGTGAAGATCCCGCAAAACTTTTACGTGAACCATGGCGGTCGCACCTTCAAGATGGAAGTCGATCCACGCAATCTGAAGCCGGGCGCGCACTTCGCTTCGGTCGAGGGTTACTACGCGGATCGGCCTGACATGGGGCCGCGATTCCGAGTGCCGATTACCGTGTTGGTGCCATCCCCGAAGAAGACTCCCACTGAATTCAAAACAACCTTACAGCTTCAGCCTGGGCAGATTGATCGGACGTTTATCGAGGTGCCGATGGGGGCCACGTGGGTCAACGTTCGCGTAAAGCCCACGAAAGCGGACGACACCAAGCTGTTCGTGTTTCATGCCCTGCAGCGGCTGGAAGATCGCTCGTTTCCGACGATCGAAAAGCAAAGCTTCCTGCGGGTCGAGCCCAACGAGGCTACCGAAATCAGCTTTGCCGTGGCCGAAGGGAAGACTTTGGAAATGACCCTGGCCCAGTATTGGTCGACGCTCGGCCAAAATGAGGTTGAACTCGAAGCGACGTTCTTCGGCATCCTGCCGAGCCCTGCCGAGTTGACCTGGGACGGAACGAACCCGATTCACCGCATCGACGTGCAATCGAGCCTGGGCCCGATGCAGATCAAACCGAGCGCCAAGTTTGAAAAGCTGCGCAAGACGCTGCTGCCAGTGAAGAGTGAAGTCGAAGCCCTCGATCCCGAGCGGGACGAATTCCCGCGGAAGCGATTGAATTACGGCATCACGCTTACCTACGAGTTTACCCTGAGCGAAAAGTCGACCGTCACGCCAGAGCCAATCATCTGGGCTAACGGTTATGATCGATACTCTGGTGGCGTGTACGTCATTTACGACGCCAACAAACGCGTCATGACAACCGGGGCCGGTGGCCGCGAAGCATCGCTCGACAGGGGGAAGTACACGTTGACGTTCTACTTCCGCCAAGAGAATCGCGACAAGGTACTGGAACTGGAAGACATGCCCATCTGGCTCGACTACAAGATCAGCGGCCCAGGCATTCGCACCTTCGATACGCATGAGAAAGCGGCCAACCAGGAAGGGGGCTTCAGTGCTGCCTGGCTTCGTCCTGGGCAACTACTTCCCGTTTTCCTGACGACCAATCCGAAAGGCCTCCCCAAACAAGCCTCGCCGGGGGATTTGTTGATCGGGGAGATTCAGTTTGGTGATTCCGATGCCAAGCTGGGTGGCGACGCTCGACGCCCTGGCGGCTTTCCTTTGCAGTACGTCGTCGGCCCGCAGCCGACACCTAAAACGGAAACGCCTGATCCGCCGAAAGAGGATGAGCCAACGCTGGCCGACAAGCTCTTCGAAACCAAGCTTGCTTACCTGAAGACGCTCAAAGATAAGAAGCAGAAGAACGAATTCGATAATCTGTTCAAGGAGTTGAACAAGGAAAAGAAGAAGCACGTTCCGCTGCTGCAAGCCAAGTTGATCTTGCTGGACGAGAACGATCGCAAGGATCACCTCCCCGAAGTGGTTCAGGCCGCCGACGAGGTTCTTAAAGCAATTAACGTCGGTAAGGTGCGAAGCTATTTTGCCGAACGCCGCGATCCGGAAACGGACAAAGAAAAGAAGCAGATGAAGGAAATGACCGAGCTGAAGGAAGCGATCATCGATACGCTTTTCCGCAAAGCCCGAGCCATCGCCTATATGGATCTGCCAGAGGATGACCCAGAGCACCCAGAAAATAAAGACATCCGCAAAGAGCCGAAGGACGAGAAAGAACGAGCCGAGCTATTTGAGAAAGCGTTTGACGATCTGGCAAGCTGGGTCGATACCACCGATAAGAAATACGCTCTAGTTCATCTCCGGCGTCTTCGCCGCCACGATCGCCAAGCCGAAGCCCTGCAACTGCTTAACAAGATGATCGCCGATGATCCGACGAACTTGCTTCTGTATAAGAAACGCTCGGATATCTACGGCGAATTAGGCTGGGATTTTGCCGAAAAGTACGAGGAAAAGTGGCGAAATCTCCGCAAGCGAGACGCCTATCTCCCGAACTGA
- a CDS encoding DUF1553 domain-containing protein, with product MRPDLYAYMALFCLALLTTTVAAEENDIDFGRDIRPILSGKCFHCHGPDPESREAGLRLDIEEDAKAELDSGLLAIVPGNVDESELFARIIADDEFTRMPPPEIGKQLSEREVKLIRKWIEQGAKYAPHWSFDPPKKHAPPKVQKSDWVKNEIDAFILKRLEEEGLTPNEEADRYALARRVSFALTGLPLSVEETEAFVNDDSPNAYEKLVDRLLDDPAYGERWARVWLDIARYADSMGYEKDSPRTIWPYRDWVIKAINENKPFDQFSIEQLAGDLLPDPSQDQIIATAFHRNTMTNTEGGTNDEEFRNAAVIDRVNTTIQAWMGLTMECAQCHTHKYDPITQQEYFEFFAIFNQTEDADRNDESPLHRWFTEEQESQKAGIVSQIEEAKAKLKQMLEDSAEIALSENVPNVGRYVRVENVADSAYLHIAEVQVFSNENNVAVNGKASQISVDYNGPANLAIDGNTNGDFAGAMSTIHTKQEKNPWWEVDLGASTTIDKVVIWNRTDGDLFNRMKSCRVIILDENRQPVWAGRVDSPFNPTAEFVPPKSVDGMDERARVELAAYLKGNSPELEKQKKRIASLEKKRDSIKPITTPVMKQLPADKHRKTHIQIRGNYQSRGEEVTASVLDNFHAFPEEAKTDRLSMAKWLVSKENPLTARVVVNRHWEQLFGIGIVETSEDFGSQGELPTHPKLLDTLAVELMQHEWDTKWLVKQIVMSQAFRQSAKTTPEKLELDSRNQLVSRGPRVRLSAEMVRDQALATSGLLSRKMYGPSVHPPRPNLGLKAAFGGATDWTTSSGEDRYRRGVYTMWRRTTPYPSMSTFDAPSREVCTIRRITTNTPLQALVTLNDPVYIEAAQALGRKVWEQKELSLEEKVADAFRRVLKRPPSEQEKTRLVQLFERAKSQYSSMPEEATKLATDPLGPLPEGAAADELAAWTILGNVLLNLDETLNR from the coding sequence ATGAGACCCGACCTATATGCCTACATGGCTTTATTCTGCTTGGCGCTGCTAACCACCACGGTTGCCGCCGAGGAGAATGATATTGATTTCGGCCGAGACATTCGCCCGATCCTCTCCGGCAAGTGTTTCCATTGCCACGGCCCTGATCCCGAATCGCGTGAGGCCGGTTTGCGCCTCGACATTGAAGAGGACGCCAAGGCAGAACTCGATAGCGGCCTGCTGGCGATCGTGCCTGGCAATGTGGACGAAAGTGAACTGTTTGCTCGGATTATCGCGGACGACGAGTTCACGCGCATGCCACCCCCTGAGATCGGCAAGCAGCTTTCCGAACGAGAAGTGAAGCTTATTCGCAAGTGGATCGAGCAGGGTGCCAAGTACGCGCCGCACTGGTCGTTCGATCCTCCCAAGAAGCATGCACCACCTAAAGTGCAGAAATCGGATTGGGTGAAGAACGAGATCGACGCGTTCATCCTCAAGCGGCTCGAGGAAGAAGGGCTCACGCCGAATGAGGAAGCGGATCGTTATGCTTTGGCTCGTCGTGTTTCCTTTGCCCTGACAGGACTGCCGTTGTCGGTGGAAGAAACTGAAGCTTTCGTCAACGATGACTCACCCAATGCTTACGAAAAACTGGTCGACCGCTTGCTGGACGATCCCGCCTATGGCGAACGCTGGGCGCGCGTCTGGCTCGACATTGCACGCTACGCCGACTCGATGGGTTACGAAAAGGACAGCCCGCGAACGATTTGGCCCTATCGCGATTGGGTGATTAAAGCGATTAACGAGAACAAACCGTTCGATCAATTCAGTATCGAGCAACTCGCCGGCGATTTGTTGCCTGATCCGTCCCAAGATCAGATTATCGCCACGGCGTTTCATCGCAATACGATGACCAACACTGAAGGGGGCACCAACGACGAAGAGTTCCGCAACGCGGCCGTGATCGATCGAGTGAATACGACCATTCAGGCCTGGATGGGGCTGACCATGGAGTGTGCCCAATGTCACACGCACAAATACGATCCGATCACGCAGCAGGAATACTTCGAGTTCTTCGCGATCTTCAATCAAACCGAAGATGCCGACCGCAATGATGAATCGCCTCTGCATCGGTGGTTCACGGAAGAACAAGAGTCGCAGAAGGCCGGCATCGTGTCGCAAATTGAGGAAGCCAAAGCGAAGCTGAAGCAGATGCTGGAAGACTCGGCGGAGATTGCCTTGTCGGAAAACGTCCCCAACGTGGGTCGCTATGTGCGAGTCGAGAACGTTGCGGACAGCGCCTATCTGCATATCGCGGAAGTGCAGGTCTTCTCGAACGAGAACAACGTGGCCGTCAACGGAAAGGCTTCTCAGATCAGTGTCGACTATAACGGCCCTGCGAATCTCGCGATCGATGGCAATACCAACGGCGACTTCGCCGGAGCGATGAGCACGATCCACACGAAGCAAGAGAAAAACCCCTGGTGGGAAGTCGATTTGGGTGCCAGCACCACGATCGATAAGGTCGTTATTTGGAATCGCACCGATGGCGATCTATTCAATCGGATGAAATCGTGCCGCGTGATCATCTTGGATGAAAATCGCCAGCCGGTTTGGGCGGGAAGGGTCGATTCTCCCTTCAATCCGACTGCCGAATTCGTCCCTCCCAAGTCCGTAGATGGCATGGACGAGCGTGCTCGGGTGGAACTGGCTGCCTATCTCAAAGGCAACTCGCCAGAACTGGAGAAGCAAAAGAAACGCATCGCCAGCCTGGAGAAGAAGCGGGACAGCATCAAGCCGATCACTACGCCGGTGATGAAGCAGTTGCCGGCGGATAAGCATCGTAAGACGCACATCCAGATTCGCGGCAACTATCAGTCGCGCGGCGAGGAAGTCACCGCGAGCGTGCTTGACAACTTCCACGCGTTTCCTGAAGAAGCCAAGACCGATCGTCTTTCGATGGCCAAGTGGTTGGTCAGTAAAGAGAACCCGCTAACGGCGCGCGTCGTGGTGAATCGGCACTGGGAACAGTTGTTTGGGATTGGCATTGTCGAAACCAGCGAAGACTTTGGTTCTCAGGGCGAACTGCCGACCCATCCGAAGTTGCTGGATACGCTTGCGGTTGAGTTGATGCAGCATGAGTGGGATACGAAGTGGCTGGTCAAGCAGATCGTGATGAGCCAGGCATTTCGACAGTCGGCCAAGACGACTCCTGAAAAGTTGGAATTAGATTCTCGGAACCAACTGGTTTCGCGTGGCCCGCGGGTTCGTTTGTCTGCCGAGATGGTGCGCGACCAGGCCCTGGCGACCAGCGGGCTTCTGAGTAGGAAGATGTATGGACCATCAGTCCATCCGCCCCGGCCGAACCTAGGGCTCAAAGCGGCGTTTGGCGGAGCGACCGACTGGACGACAAGTTCCGGAGAAGACCGTTATCGTCGCGGAGTCTATACGATGTGGCGACGAACGACTCCCTATCCTTCGATGTCCACATTCGACGCACCCAGCCGCGAAGTCTGTACGATTCGCCGGATTACGACCAACACACCGCTCCAGGCTTTGGTGACCCTGAACGATCCGGTCTACATCGAAGCGGCGCAGGCCCTTGGCCGTAAAGTTTGGGAGCAGAAGGAGCTTTCCTTGGAAGAGAAAGTCGCGGATGCATTCCGCCGCGTTCTGAAGCGACCGCCGAGCGAACAGGAGAAGACCCGGTTGGTCCAACTGTTCGAACGGGCCAAGTCACAATACTCATCCATGCCGGAAGAAGCGACCAAGTTGGCGACCGATCCCTTGGGACCACTGCCAGAGGGGGCAGCCGCCGACGAACTCGCGGCTTGGACCATTCTGGGAAATGTACTTTTGAACCTGGACGAGACGTTGAACCGGTAA
- a CDS encoding DUF1501 domain-containing protein yields the protein MNPFHRPLQNVTRRYFLSQCQAGLGGLALSSLLGGMASGAEATPSNPMAPAQPHFPAKAKSVIYLHMTGSPPNLDLFDYKPELIKHNDKDCPAEFFEGKEFAFTTGTPKLMGTPHKFRKVGKSGMWMSDALTHLEEVADDLCFIHSMNTDQFNHAPAELLLYTGSPRLGRPSMGSWVTYGLGSENANLPGFVVLVSSGVNPAGGNSDWGSGFLPSVYQGVQCRSKGDPVLYLNNPAGMDKDMRRMTLDAMNDLNEMELQRMGNPETETRISQYELAFRMQMAAPEAMDLSQETQATLDAYGAKPGDSSLANNCLLARRLVERGVRFVQLFDWGWDFHGTSVATGLQDGLRDKCATMDRPVTTLIKDLKQRGLLDETLVIWGGEFGRTPFREGRTAGSNVLGRDHYPDVFSLWMAGGGVKPGFSYGASDELGFKVAENKVHIHDLQATILHCLGMNHERLTYHFAGRDYRLTDVHGNVVHDILA from the coding sequence ATGAATCCTTTCCATCGACCTTTGCAGAACGTTACGCGTAGATACTTCCTCTCGCAGTGTCAGGCTGGCCTGGGAGGGCTCGCACTGAGTTCGCTCTTGGGTGGCATGGCAAGTGGTGCCGAGGCCACTCCCAGCAACCCGATGGCTCCGGCTCAGCCGCACTTTCCGGCCAAGGCCAAGTCCGTGATTTACCTGCATATGACGGGTTCGCCGCCGAATCTGGACTTGTTCGACTACAAGCCAGAACTGATCAAGCACAACGACAAAGACTGTCCCGCAGAGTTCTTTGAGGGCAAAGAGTTCGCGTTTACTACCGGAACACCCAAATTAATGGGGACGCCCCACAAGTTCCGCAAGGTTGGTAAGTCGGGGATGTGGATGTCAGATGCGCTGACGCACTTGGAAGAAGTTGCCGACGACCTTTGCTTCATCCATTCCATGAATACCGATCAGTTCAATCACGCCCCGGCCGAGTTGTTGCTCTATACTGGATCGCCGCGATTGGGACGTCCTTCCATGGGTTCTTGGGTGACCTACGGGCTGGGCTCCGAAAATGCCAATCTGCCTGGGTTCGTGGTGCTCGTATCCAGCGGCGTCAATCCGGCCGGCGGTAACAGCGATTGGGGAAGCGGCTTCCTGCCGTCGGTCTACCAAGGCGTCCAGTGCCGATCGAAGGGGGATCCTGTTCTGTACCTGAATAATCCGGCTGGCATGGACAAGGACATGCGTCGCATGACTCTCGATGCGATGAATGACTTGAACGAAATGGAACTCCAGCGAATGGGTAATCCGGAAACCGAGACCCGCATCAGCCAGTATGAGCTGGCCTTCCGCATGCAGATGGCGGCCCCTGAAGCGATGGATCTGAGCCAGGAAACGCAGGCCACCCTCGATGCCTACGGGGCAAAGCCGGGCGATTCAAGCTTGGCTAACAACTGCTTGCTCGCACGGCGGCTTGTGGAACGTGGCGTTCGATTCGTGCAACTGTTTGATTGGGGCTGGGATTTCCACGGCACCAGTGTCGCCACCGGTCTTCAAGATGGTCTGCGGGACAAGTGTGCCACGATGGATCGGCCTGTCACTACGTTGATTAAGGACCTGAAACAACGCGGACTGCTGGACGAAACGCTGGTGATCTGGGGTGGCGAATTTGGTCGGACTCCATTCCGCGAAGGTCGCACAGCTGGCAGTAACGTCCTGGGTCGTGACCATTACCCCGACGTCTTTAGCCTGTGGATGGCAGGCGGCGGTGTGAAGCCTGGGTTTTCATACGGCGCCAGCGACGAACTGGGCTTCAAAGTAGCCGAAAACAAAGTCCATATTCATGACCTGCAGGCCACCATTTTGCACTGTCTGGGCATGAATCACGAACGGCTCACCTACCACTTCGCTGGCCGAGACTACCGCCTGACGGACGTTCACGGCAATGTCGTTCACGACATCCTGGCGTAG
- a CDS encoding DUF4339 domain-containing protein translates to MKSEQIYQKLGEIFPTLKPLLEGKKKSKYPGREKRKTPLRAPEPPKDAKPDLTEFYVKFPPKFQESGPYRLAELKTLARDGMITGETHIRTDKTSWMYARNIKGLVAEGTEEE, encoded by the coding sequence ATGAAATCGGAACAGATTTACCAGAAGCTAGGCGAGATCTTCCCAACTCTCAAACCGCTGCTTGAGGGAAAGAAGAAGAGCAAGTATCCGGGCCGTGAGAAACGGAAAACGCCACTGCGTGCGCCAGAGCCACCCAAAGATGCCAAGCCGGACCTGACGGAATTCTATGTGAAGTTCCCGCCCAAGTTTCAAGAGTCGGGACCTTACCGACTGGCGGAACTCAAAACGCTCGCGCGTGATGGAATGATTACCGGCGAGACGCATATCCGCACCGACAAAACATCGTGGATGTATGCCAGGAACATCAAAGGCTTGGTCGCCGAAGGGACCGAAGAAGAGTAG
- a CDS encoding SPASM domain-containing protein, with translation MSRLKYDPWILSLHLVDANGPRRVMMTPDRLSEILSAGRPIDTIHSVHVRGVGADPGELAELVDHGRMIALTGFPQRILFTGGEGMMRQEVEEVFRAFTAIEFTLPKDLRNQLLPFQQSDEEKLTDELEVWLRTIEYYARVKSAWQLSSELVVRIPQGNLSIDLAARLDQLSWREAFRVQRSGGASAFSLEQQQADYGMKLCEEPYRVVTFGACGQMTGCSGEQRQRVYFGSLEEDSLRGLWEGSSMESWRKNRTGNQCLGCPGLGSTLRRPSLISIYESVGEQRFHEYPQAQLRKIADESEGRSSSRSASRTIFCSPRKAS, from the coding sequence ATGTCTCGTCTGAAGTACGATCCATGGATATTGTCACTCCATCTGGTTGATGCCAACGGTCCGCGGCGGGTCATGATGACGCCCGATCGGTTGTCCGAGATTCTCTCTGCTGGCCGCCCAATTGATACGATCCACTCGGTTCATGTACGAGGTGTCGGTGCCGACCCTGGGGAACTAGCCGAACTGGTCGACCATGGCCGTATGATTGCCCTGACGGGTTTTCCTCAGCGAATTCTCTTCACCGGTGGCGAGGGGATGATGCGGCAAGAGGTGGAGGAGGTCTTCCGGGCTTTCACCGCGATCGAATTTACCCTGCCCAAGGATCTTCGTAACCAACTGTTGCCCTTTCAACAGTCCGACGAAGAAAAACTAACGGACGAACTGGAAGTCTGGCTGCGAACGATCGAATACTATGCCCGCGTAAAGAGTGCCTGGCAGCTTTCGTCGGAATTGGTCGTGCGGATTCCTCAAGGCAATCTATCGATCGATCTGGCTGCTCGATTGGACCAACTCAGTTGGCGAGAAGCCTTCCGAGTGCAGCGTAGTGGCGGGGCCAGCGCGTTTTCGCTTGAACAACAACAAGCTGACTATGGGATGAAACTGTGCGAAGAACCGTATCGCGTAGTGACGTTTGGTGCCTGCGGTCAAATGACCGGCTGCAGCGGCGAGCAGCGACAACGGGTTTACTTCGGTAGTCTGGAAGAAGACAGCTTGCGCGGGTTATGGGAAGGTTCGTCGATGGAATCGTGGCGCAAGAATCGCACCGGTAACCAATGCCTAGGCTGCCCAGGTCTAGGGAGCACTCTTCGCAGGCCTTCTTTGATTTCGATCTACGAATCGGTCGGGGAACAGCGCTTCCACGAGTACCCGCAAGCTCAGCTGCGGAAGATTGCCGACGAGTCAGAAGGTCGATCATCGTCGCGCAGCGCGTCGCGAACCATCTTTTGCTCGCCTCGAAAGGCTTCTTAG
- a CDS encoding ThuA domain-containing protein, which yields MTFRFFRPLLVMLVVLAIAATSQAEEKAKLKALLITGGCCHDYPNQIKIITQGLSQRVSIDWDVALAGEDRKIKVPVYENHDWIKPYDLVVHNECYGAVEDVDFVEGIVKAHTEHKIPAIFVHCSMHSYRNAKTDEWRKLIGMRSTSHEGKHPLDVITLVEDHPIMKGFPQNWKVERGELYKIEKTWDSATPLAKAYGVDTKKDHTVIWCNEYEGTKTFSTTLGHYNETMNNDAWLSLVARGILWTVDGLNDDGSAKAGFEGTGKAEIDLSKPNPDKDKSPTPAK from the coding sequence ATGACTTTTCGCTTCTTTCGCCCCTTGCTGGTGATGCTCGTCGTCCTGGCAATCGCTGCCACTTCCCAGGCAGAAGAGAAAGCCAAACTGAAAGCTCTGTTGATCACCGGCGGTTGTTGCCATGACTACCCGAACCAAATCAAGATTATCACGCAAGGTCTCAGCCAGCGCGTGAGCATCGACTGGGACGTCGCCCTGGCCGGAGAAGACCGGAAGATCAAAGTCCCGGTTTACGAAAACCACGACTGGATCAAGCCATACGACCTGGTCGTGCACAACGAGTGCTATGGGGCGGTCGAAGACGTCGACTTCGTCGAAGGGATCGTTAAAGCCCATACCGAGCACAAGATTCCGGCGATCTTCGTGCACTGCTCGATGCACAGCTACCGCAATGCCAAGACCGACGAGTGGCGTAAGCTGATCGGCATGCGAAGCACCAGCCACGAAGGCAAGCATCCGCTGGACGTGATCACACTCGTCGAAGATCACCCGATCATGAAAGGCTTCCCGCAGAACTGGAAGGTGGAACGCGGCGAGCTTTATAAGATTGAAAAGACGTGGGATTCCGCCACGCCGCTGGCCAAAGCATACGGCGTTGATACCAAGAAGGACCACACCGTCATCTGGTGCAACGAATACGAAGGGACCAAGACCTTCTCGACCACGTTGGGGCACTATAACGAAACGATGAATAACGATGCGTGGCTGAGCCTGGTCGCTCGCGGCATTCTGTGGACCGTCGACGGTCTGAACGACGACGGCTCCGCCAAAGCAGGCTTCGAAGGGACCGGCAAAGCCGAGATCGACCTCAGCAAGCCGAACCCCGACAAAGATAAGAGCCCGACGCCGGCGAAGTAG